Part of the Meiothermus cerbereus DSM 11376 genome, AGGCCCACTGCTTCCACCTTGACGAGCACCTGCCCAGGGCCGGGGTGGGGTTTGGGGAGGTCGGTGAGTTCCAAGACTTCGGGGCCGCCTGCACGGTGTACTTGGATGGCTTTCATGTTGCACAGCATATAACGCTCCTGCAAATGTAGTTTCACCTGAAGAATGTCCTTGGCCCTTGGGGGTATCCTTGGCCCTGATATGACGAGAACAGCGATTGTGATTGGCTCAGGGATTGGGGGTCTGGCGATGGGCCTGCGCCTGCAAAGCCTGGGCTTCGAGACCACCATCGTAGAAAAGCTGGACGGCCCCGGCGGGCGGGCTTACGTCCGGCAGGTAGACGGGTTTACCTTCGATATGGGGCCTACCGTGATTACGGTGCCGCACTTCATCGAGGAGCTGTTCAGCCTCGAGCGCGGCCAGTCCAACCTACACCTCCCCGATTTCCCCCCCGAAATACTCGGGGAAGATAAGCGCATCAAAGAGGGCCTCTCGGGCGGGCCCAACACCAGCAGGTATGTGCAGATCGTCCCCATTCTGCCCTTTTACCGCATCTACTTCGACGATGGTAGTTTCTTCGACTACGACGGCGACCCCGAGAACACCCGCCGCCAGGTAGCAGCCCTGGGCGAGCCGGGCGACCTCGAGGGCTACGAGCGCTTCCACGCCGATGCCAGGGCTATTTTTGAGCGAGGGTTCCTCGAGCTTGGCTACACCCACTTCGGCGACCTGGGCACCATGCTACGGGTTATTCCCGACCTGCTCCGGCTGGATGCCGTGCGCACCCTCTTCAGCTTTGCCAGCAAATACTTCAAATCGCCCAAGCTGCGCCAGGTCTTTAGCTTCGAGACCCTGCTGGTGGGGGGCAACCCCCTGAGCGTACCCGCCATCTACGCCATGATTCACTTTGTGGAAAAAACCTGGGGCATCCACTTTGCCCTGGGGGGCACCGGGGCCTTGGTGCGGGCTTTTGTGCAAAAGTTCGAGGAGATGGGCGGCAAGATACGCTACAGTGCCGAGGTCAAGAAGATTAATGTGGTGCGCGAAGGCAACAAGAAAATCGCCAAGGGCATCACCTTAGCCGACGGCAGCGTACTGCACGCCGACATCGTGGTCTCCAACGCCGATTACGCCAACACCTACCTGAAGCTAATCGAGCCCCAGTACCGCTTCTGGCAGTCGGACTTCATCGTGAAGAAGCGGCCCCAGAGCATGTCGCTGGTGGTGATTTA contains:
- the crtI gene encoding phytoene desaturase family protein, whose amino-acid sequence is MTRTAIVIGSGIGGLAMGLRLQSLGFETTIVEKLDGPGGRAYVRQVDGFTFDMGPTVITVPHFIEELFSLERGQSNLHLPDFPPEILGEDKRIKEGLSGGPNTSRYVQIVPILPFYRIYFDDGSFFDYDGDPENTRRQVAALGEPGDLEGYERFHADARAIFERGFLELGYTHFGDLGTMLRVIPDLLRLDAVRTLFSFASKYFKSPKLRQVFSFETLLVGGNPLSVPAIYAMIHFVEKTWGIHFALGGTGALVRAFVQKFEEMGGKIRYSAEVKKINVVREGNKKIAKGITLADGSVLHADIVVSNADYANTYLKLIEPQYRFWQSDFIVKKRPQSMSLVVIYFGFKADGTEGQKLRHHNIILGPRYEELLRDIFGRKVLAKDFSQYLHIPTLTDPSLAPPGHHAAYTLIPVPHNGSKLDWDLLGEPFVNKVLRFLDERGYLPGLMERLVHKSFITPDYFEHTLNSYLGNAFGPEPILAQSAFFRPHNKSEDIANLYLVGAGVQPGAGTPSVMMSAKMTARLIAKDFGIVDKPVENLLPIEATRV